The Armatimonadota bacterium genome segment TGACGAAGCGCGCGAAGCCTTGATCGCTGATATCGATGCGAAATCGGGCATGCATTGCAATCGCGTTCGAACCAAAAACCGATGCGTTCAGCACGTCTACAGGAAGATGAAACTTCTTGTTGAGACAGATGCCGGCGATTACCGATTCCGAACCCGTGGCCAAGAATGGCAAGACTTGCTCGAACGGTAAAGGAGAAGGGAACATGGAGCCCAGAATCCCGCCCTGGCCCACCACAATGCTATCGTTTCGATAGCGATATTTGTAGGCGGGGTCCAGACGATGCGTTTCCGATCCGACCTCTTGGCGAAGTCCGTGCGATATTCGCAGGCCGGTCAGGTCGAGAGTCAATCGGTCTTGCGACCAGGCGTCGCAAAGGAGCATTCCAGAGCCTAGTAGAGCAAGGGATATTAGGATTCTCATACAAGATAATTGTCGGCCAACGCGCAAGCGAAAGTATAGCACGGATTCGGCAAACTAGGCGACTAAGCCGACGATCTTGCTCGCCGCCTCCTGCATCGTTTCGGCGGGAATGAGCGGGCTGCCCTGTAGCAAAGCGCGGCCCTCTTCGCTCCGGGTGCCGGACAGTCGCACGACGATCGGTACCGTTACGTTCATTGAGCTGAGAGCCTCTAAGATGCCTTTGGCCACCTCGTCGCCCCGCGTGATTCCGCCAAAGATGTTGAACAGAAGCCCTTTTACGTTCGGGTCCATCAGCACCAGTTCGACAGCTTGGCGCACTTGATCGGCCTTGGCGCCGCCGCCGATGTCTAAGAAGTTGGCCGGCTTGCCGCCCGCCCGTGCCACCTCGTCCAGCGAGCACATGACTAAGCCTGCGCCGTTGCCTATGATGCCGACATTACCGGTCAAGCGCACGTAGGCGATGCCCCGCTTTTGCGCCTCGGCCTCGATAGGGTCTTCTGCGCTCTCTTCTTGCTTGCCGGCCCACTCGGGATGGCGATAGAGCGCATTCTCATCCAATCCGATCTTGGCGTCGGCGGCGATCACTCGACCATCTTCGGTCAGCACGCAGGGATTGATCTCGACCAGGCTGGCGTCCACGGCTTCGTAGGTGCGGTAAAGGCTCTTGATAAGGCGTACGAGTTTCGGTTGGACGGATAACTCGAATCCGGCTTGAGTCAAGGCTTTTCGCACCTGGAAATCGGTTACGCCGATTGCAGGATCGACCGTTGTGGTCGCAATCGCCTCGGGGTCGGTCGCGGCCACCTCTTCGATGTCCATGCCGCCCTTTGTGCTGATCATGATCGCGTTGCGCTGGGCCGTGCGGTCGACCGTGATGCCGATGTAATACTCGGCGGAATAGGCGATCGCTTCTTCGATCAGGACGCGCTCCGCCACGAGGCCGGTGGGATTCTGGACGGAGATGAGCCGCTTGCCGATAATCTCTCTCGCGGCGGATTCGGCTTCTGAAGGCGTGTCGGCCAGTTTAATACCGCCTGCTTTGCCCCGTCCGCCCATCAGCACTTGGGCTTTAACGACCACCTTTCGTCCAATCTTCTCAGCGATGGCGCGCGCCTGTTCGGGCGTTTCGGCGACTTCGCCCTCGGGCGTGGTCGCGCCAAATTGTTGGATCAGCTGCTTGGCCTGATATTCGTGAAGCTTCATCCGATCTCTCCCTGACGCATGAGCCGAGATTCTACCCAACGGGTTGACAAGACCGCCCTCGGCTCGGTAGAATATGACCATCGTTAGCGCTCAAACGGTTTGAGCGCTAAAACCAAGACCCATTTCAGGAGGGATCCTTATGCTGAAACCCATAGGCGACCGGGTCGTAGTGCGGCCCAAAGACGCAGACGAAGTAACGAGCAGCGGAATCGTGCTGCCCGACACCGCCAAAGAGCGGCCCCAAGAAGGCGAAGTGATGGCCGTGGGCGCTGGCCGAACCTTGGACGACGGGCGCGTCGTTGCGCTGGAAGTCAAGGTTGGCGACAAGGTGCTCTTTTCCAAGTATGGCGGCACCGAATTCAAGGTCGGCGGCGAAGAGTACATTATTTTGCGCGAGGACGACATCCTCGCCATCGTTCAGTAAACAAGGAGGAAAAACGATATGGCTGCAAAGGACATTCTGTATAACGAAAGGGCGCGGCACGCCCTGGAGCGCGGCGTGGACACCATTGCCAACGCCGTCAAGGTCACATTGGGCCCCCGAGGCCGAAACGTCGTGCTGGAGAAGAAGTGGGGCAGCCCGACCGTCATCAACGACGGCGTAACCATTGCCAAAGAGATCGAGTTGGAAGACCGATTCGAGAACATGGGCGCCCAGTTGGTGCGCGAAGTCGCGAGCAAGACCAACGACGTAGCCGGCGACGGCACCACTACGGCGACCGTGTTGGCTCAGGCGATCTTTCGAGAAGGTCTGAAGGCCGTCGCGTCCGGCGCCAATCCGATCCAGGTTAAGCGCGGCATCGACAAGGCCGTGGAGGCCGTCGTCGAGCACATTAAGGGCGTGGCCGTGCCCGTAGAGGGCAAGGACGCCGTTCTGCAAGTGGCGACCATTTCGGCGAACGATCCTTCGATCGGCGAGAAAGTGGCCGAGGCGATCGACCGAGTTACCAAGGATGGCGTCATCACGGTTGAAGAGAGCAAGGGCACCCAGACCGAGCTGGAAGTGGTCGAGGGTATGCGATTTGACCGCGGCTACATCTCGCCCTACTTCATTACCGACGCCGAGCGAATGGAAGCCGTACTGGAAGATCCGCTGATCCTACTGTACGAGAAGAAGATCAGCTCTGCCCAAGACCTTCTGCCCGTTCTGGAGCAGGTCGTGAAGTCGGGCCGACCGATGGTCATTATCGCCGAAGATGTAGAGGGCGAAGCCCTGGCCACTTTGGTCGTCAATAAGCTTCGAGGCATCGCCCACACCGCCGCCGTCAAGGCGCCCGGATTTGGCGACCGCCGAAAGGCCATGATGGAGGACATCGCGATCCTGACCGGCGGCACCTTCATCACCGAAGATCTGGGATACAAACTGGAGAACGTTCAGCTGAACCAGCTGGGCAGCGCCAGCCGCGTGATCCTGGAGAAGGAGAACGCCACCATCGTTGGCGGCAAGGGCGAAAAGAGCGCGATCGACGGGCGCGTGGCCCAGATCAAGAAACAGATCGAGACCACCGAGAGCGACTACGACCGCGAGAAGCTTCAGGAGCGACTGGCCAAGCTGAGCGGCGGCGTGGCCGTGATCAAGGTGGGTGCGGCGACCGAGACCGAGATGAAGGAAAAGAAGTCTCGATACGACGACGCGATCCATGCGACAAAGGCCGCAGTCGAAGAGGGCATCGTGGCTGGAGGCGGCGCCACCCTGGTGAGTGCGATCAAGGCGCTGGACAGCGTGAGCCTGGAAGGCGATTCCAAGATAGGCGCCAACATCGTGCGCCGCGCTCTGGAGGAGCCCCTTCGACAGATCGCCCATAACGCGGGCGTCGAGGGCAGCGTGATTGTGGAGAAGGTGAAGACCCTGCCCGCTGGCCAAGGCTACAACGCCGTAACCGGCGAGTTTGTCGATATGGTGAAGGCGGGCATCGTGGACCCGGCCAAGGTTACGCGATCGGCTCTGGAGAACGCCGGTTCGATCGCCGGGATGCTGCTGACCACCGAAGCTCTGGTGGCCGAGCTTCCCGAGACCGACAAACCCGCTATGCCGACCCCCCCCGGCGGCGGAATGTACTAAAGAGTAGTTGATGCATGCCCCCCAGCCGTGCTAATGCGCGGTTGGGGGGTTACCTCTCAAGCCGTAATCCACTCAACGCTTTTCGATACCGCCGCACTCGCGGGTGTGGCGCCGTGCCGCGCGAACGGGAATCTCCAACTTTGTAGCACAATTCTGGGTACGAATCGCACCCCAGAACAACGCTAACATCCGCTGCCGAACGAGACCAGAACGATGGCCAAGTCGGTGTCGTCCACCACGCCGTCGCCCGTAACATCCTCGGGGCATCCCGTGCAGAAACTGCCAAACGACGACAGGACGCGAGCCAGATCGGTATCGTCCACGCATCCGTCCCTATTCACGTCGGCGCGCGGGTCGGCGGCCGTGCGCTGTACATTGCCGACGTTGTCGCGCGCAAAGACATAGAAAAGATAGAAGTTGCCCGGCGAGCCATTGAAGACCGCGCTTGTCTGGGTCGTCTGCTCCAACCAAACTTCATAGGGCGCGCCGTTCTCCGACACCAAGATCGTAAAGTCCTTCACGCCCGAGCCGTCGTCCTGGCCGGCCCAGTTCAACTCGATCGGCTGGTCGCCCAGTCCATGCCTCGGCGAAATTTGGCTGGTCGGAGGCGTCAAGTCAAGAGCGTTGATCCAAGTATTCGTTACAATCGTCTGTTCGCCATCGAACGTGATCGCGGCTTGATTCGCGTAGCTTGTAAGATGAGCGGGGTTCGCCCGCGGCTGTACCGAGAACGAAATGCGTCCTTCTCCGCGGCCATCTCTATCGACGTTGGGCGGCAAGAATCCGGCCAGGGGCGCAGTCGGCGGATTGTTGGTCAACGGATCGATGGTCCTAAAGAGCGTATGTAGCGTCCTCGAGCCGAAGTCGAGGCGAACCTCAATATCGACTACGAGGTTCGCATTATCCGGTACGATGTCGCCATTGGTAAGAGGCACTCGGACATAGCCGCCCTGCGTGCCGACAAGGTCGGTAACCAGCTGATTTCCAAACGCGATGTCGCCCATCTCAAAGGTCGAAAGGTCCAGATCGGGATCCAGCACATCGGTAATTCGGACTTCCTGCGCCGGAGCGGTCGCTGCAGGCAAGTTCTCAAAAAACACTGCGTAGGTCATGGTCCTTGGCGCAGGCAGCCATCCTTGGGCGCTAAATCCGATAGGACCGACCTTTTCGTTCGGATCGATCGCAACGACGATCGTGCTTTCGCCTCCTTGATTATCCTCGCCGCCTGTATTGCCTCCGGCGCCTCCTCCTCCTCCGCCGCCTTTGCTGCCGCCTGCTCCGCCGCCGCCCGCAATGGAGCCTTGAGAGCCGATCGACGGCGACATGCTGAGCAACGGGCCTAGCGAATAACTGGATCTGCTGTCGAATAGACTTGTTTCGTCTGAACTTGCAAGGCCGGTCGGTTCGACGCCTGACGTTTCAGCTCGCTCTCCGACTGGCTCTCTTGAGTCGGCGCGAAATCCATGTTGCGGCAAGATGGCCGAAACCAGGACAAGACCCAAAAGACCGAGGCAGGCTCGTTTCATGCGAATCGGATAGTGCGACGACTCCGCTATGGTGCGACGGCCCGAGCTTGCAACGTGGCCGTGCCAACCGTTGGGAAGTTAGGAACGACTGCCTCATAGACGGAGTTTAGATCGTCTCCGCTAATCCGAGTTGCATCGACGATCACATGGTCTCCCTGAAAGGGAACCATCCTCACATAGACCCTCCATGTTGACGGCACGTTCTTCGCTTCGATGCGAATGGTAACCGAAGTCGTGTCCTGAAAGATAATCGCGTTGGGATTCACATGTCCCGCTCTTGGGTCGGTGGAGACGTTGCTGGTTCCTACGCGAGCGATCGTAACAGATGGCGCCGACAGATCGGGGAAAATGGGCTGAATCGGCCCCAGAGAGGCGGCACAGGAACCGTGCCGTCCGTATAGCCTGCAGTGTTGCCTTCCAAGCGAACTCGGCCGGGTCTTACGTTGCCGCTATCGCTAGTAACAATATTGCCGGTGCCTATGATATGAAAGGCTTGAAGCCGCACAGCGCCGCCGCTGCCCCTATTAGAACTGTTGATGCCGCTGTTGTAGTACGCTTGGATAAGACCGGAGAGTCGCAGAGTTGTATTGGACGCTATTAAGATCGCGCCGCCCCCGCCACCTCCGGCATGTTGAGTTAGGCCAGCCCCTCCAGAGCCTCCGATTAGTGGGAAGACGCCTTCATTCCCATAGGTTCGGTTGTTGGGCGGCGGCAATACGCCGTAAACCCCAAAATGCTCATTAAAATGCCCGCCGCCCGGCCCAAGTCCAGCTGATGGCGAAGTGATGCCGGCACCCGATAGAGGCCTGCCTCCGCGAAAACCGCCCGGGCCAGGCTCCGCGAAACCCTGATTGATTGCGTCCTCCCCGTGAATGTTGATCCGTCCAGCGATGATGACATCTTCTTGTACAAGCCAAATCACAGGCGCTCGAGAAGGGTGATTTCGGAATGAAACGGTTACACTCGCCGGAATGTTTACCGATCGAAACTTGAACACAATCGCCCACTTTTCCGGATCGTATATCCCATTGCCGTTGCCCGGTGCATTCCATGCGCCTGTCGGCGCTAGAGAGAGAGATCGATTAGAATGTTCGAGGCGGGATTAAAGTCCCCGTCTGAGCCATCCGAGCCGTTGTTTAGTTGTGCAAACCCGAACGACGTTGCGAGCAAAACGACGAAACAAACGAGCGAGAAACGAATCATGACGCACCTCCGAACTTTCAGTTGTGGAGAATTCACCGAGAGCGAAGCCGATTCCTGTTAAGTTGTCGCAAAGGATGTGGATCGATCTTGAAACATCTAAGGAAACTCGCAATTATGCCTGAGTCGCCAGGCCTATTGGCCCGATGTGCCCGGCACAGTTGTCGGCTGAGGGTTGTAAGGAGGCGATAGGGTCGGCTGGTTCGGCTGTTGCCGATCCATTGGGATTGTATAACCCTCTGGGGCGCCCTGCACCCCATAGCCGTATCGCCCGGTCTGAGGATCTAACTGCACGGGCGGGGTTTGAGGCTGTACAGTCGCGCGCCGCTCGGTCCAAACGTCGGCGCCTTTATTCTGACCGGCCGAACTAGTCGAAGGCGGTCCGCCCAGGTTCTGCTCGCCCGGCGTTACCAAACCTTGATCGGGCACAAACGCCGATGTAGCCGGTTGGTCCGATTGCTGTGGCAATGGCTCGGGATCGCGCCGACCCGGATAGATGCCGACCGCCGGTCCGGGACCGGATTGGTTCAGTTCGCGCTTTACCCGTTCGTGCTCTTCCTCGGTCTGCTTGCGCAGCGCTTCTTCGCTCGTCTGGCCGCATCCAGCCAGCATCGCCAGCGCCCCGCACAGCCCGATCATCGCCAGTAGGCTTCTCATCTATCTACATTATGGCCGATGTTTGCCCCCATCGGCGTATAATTTTGACTATGGGGGATGCTCAAAAAGTTCTGGCCGAACTATGCCGACAGATCGCCGCGCTCGATTACGTCATCCTGAGCGAAGGCAACGCCGCGGCGAGAGAGGACGAGACGACCTTTTGGGTCAAGGCCAGCGGCGAACAAATGGCCAACGTCCAGACTGATTCGCTGGTCAAAGTTTCATTTGAGCCGTTGGTTCGCCTCCTGAGAGCGGGAGAAGACAGCGGCCCAGAGAGCGCATTGACCGAAGCCAACCAGACGCCCGAACGAGGCCAACCGTCCGTCGAAAGTTTTATGCACGCCGCGCTGCTGACCCATTGTGGGGCCAACTTTTCGCTCCATTCGCACCCGATCCCGATCTTGGCGCTGGCCTGTCTGCCCAATATCGAGCATATCGTCGTCGCCCGGCTCTTTCCCGATGACGCGGTCTTTTGCGGTCCGGCCACCTGCCTAGTGCCCTATGTCGATCCAGGACTGCCGCTGGCGAAAGAGATCATCAAGCAAGTCGATCGCTTCAAAGCCAAGCACGACGGCTGGCCAAAGGTTATCCTGCTCCAAAACCACGGTCTTATCACCTTGGGCCAGACTGCTAACGAGGCGATGGCGGCTCACCAGATGGCGGTCAAGGCTGCTCAAGTCTGGCTGGCCGCGCTCGCTGCTTCCGGCGATGTCGCCGCCTTGCCTCAGGACGAGGTGAAGCGAATCTTGTCCAGAGAAGACGAAAAGCGCCGGCAGAAGATGCTCTGGGGCGATTTGTGATCCTCCCCAAGACTTTTTGGCAGTGGCGTCTTTATGGCGCCGGGTTAGAAAGCCTGCGGCTTGAAGAGGTCGAGCTGCGACACCCGGGCGCGGGCGAGGTTCTGGCTCGAATCGATGCTTGTGGGATTTGTTTTAGCGATGTCAAAATTGTACGACTAGGCGGCGACCATCCGAGACTTCGCGGCCGAGACCTTAGCCGTCATCCTGTGGCGATGGGGCACGAGATCTGTTGCACGATCGTCGAAGCGGGCGGCGATGTGGCCAGTAGATTTCCCATCGGATCGCGCTGGACGGTGCAGGCGGACGTGTTTCACCAAGGTGTCGGCAAAGCGGTCGGCTATGCGCTGGAGGGCGGCTTTGGCGAGTATACGATTTTTGGCGAACCGGTTCTGAACGGAGACGAGGGCTGCTACCTGATCCCCGTTGCCGACAGTGTGTCGGACGAGGCCGCTGCGCTGATCGAGCCATGGGCCTGCGTGGCCGCCGCGTTGAGAATAGAACCCCGAACTGCGCCCAAAGAGGGCGGAAAAATGGCCATCGTCTGTGCCGAATCGCCACAAGCCGCTTATACGTTTTCTGGCTTGACGGGCCCAGTCGTCTATTCCGGCCCAGAGGGCGGTGTTCGATTCGATGTTCCGGCAATCACAAAAGAAAAATGGCAGGACAGCGCGCCGTTCGACGACATCGCACTCTTCGGAAATCTGCCTGACGAGACGATCATCGAAGCCCAGACCCTCCTCAATCGCGGAGGCGTCTTGGCCATCGTCAGGCACGGCGCAGTGTCGGGTCAATTAGACTTGGGACGCATCCACTACGACGGCATCGCCGTCTGCGCCACGACGAATTGGGACGCTCGCGAGGCCTATCGCCGCAATCGTTCGTCGCGATTAACGCCGGGCGGTCGGCTCATGCTCTTTGGCGCGGGAGGGCCGATGGGTCGGATGTTCGCCGAGCAGGCGCTGTCGTTAGATCGCCCCCCAACGCTCATTTGCGCGGTCGATCGACATCCCGACCGGCTGCGCGCGCTTAAGGA includes the following:
- the sucC gene encoding ADP-forming succinate--CoA ligase subunit beta — encoded protein: MVIFYRAEGGLVNPLGRISAHASGRDRMKLHEYQAKQLIQQFGATTPEGEVAETPEQARAIAEKIGRKVVVKAQVLMGGRGKAGGIKLADTPSEAESAAREIIGKRLISVQNPTGLVAERVLIEEAIAYSAEYYIGITVDRTAQRNAIMISTKGGMDIEEVAATDPEAIATTTVDPAIGVTDFQVRKALTQAGFELSVQPKLVRLIKSLYRTYEAVDASLVEINPCVLTEDGRVIAADAKIGLDENALYRHPEWAGKQEESAEDPIEAEAQKRGIAYVRLTGNVGIIGNGAGLVMCSLDEVARAGGKPANFLDIGGGAKADQVRQAVELVLMDPNVKGLLFNIFGGITRGDEVAKGILEALSSMNVTVPIVVRLSGTRSEEGRALLQGSPLIPAETMQEAASKIVGLVA
- the groL gene encoding chaperonin GroEL (60 kDa chaperone family; promotes refolding of misfolded polypeptides especially under stressful conditions; forms two stacked rings of heptamers to form a barrel-shaped 14mer; ends can be capped by GroES; misfolded proteins enter the barrel where they are refolded when GroES binds), with translation MAAKDILYNERARHALERGVDTIANAVKVTLGPRGRNVVLEKKWGSPTVINDGVTIAKEIELEDRFENMGAQLVREVASKTNDVAGDGTTTATVLAQAIFREGLKAVASGANPIQVKRGIDKAVEAVVEHIKGVAVPVEGKDAVLQVATISANDPSIGEKVAEAIDRVTKDGVITVEESKGTQTELEVVEGMRFDRGYISPYFITDAERMEAVLEDPLILLYEKKISSAQDLLPVLEQVVKSGRPMVIIAEDVEGEALATLVVNKLRGIAHTAAVKAPGFGDRRKAMMEDIAILTGGTFITEDLGYKLENVQLNQLGSASRVILEKENATIVGGKGEKSAIDGRVAQIKKQIETTESDYDREKLQERLAKLSGGVAVIKVGAATETEMKEKKSRYDDAIHATKAAVEEGIVAGGGATLVSAIKALDSVSLEGDSKIGANIVRRALEEPLRQIAHNAGVEGSVIVEKVKTLPAGQGYNAVTGEFVDMVKAGIVDPAKVTRSALENAGSIAGMLLTTEALVAELPETDKPAMPTPPGGGMY
- the groES gene encoding co-chaperone GroES, which gives rise to MLKPIGDRVVVRPKDADEVTSSGIVLPDTAKERPQEGEVMAVGAGRTLDDGRVVALEVKVGDKVLFSKYGGTEFKVGGEEYIILREDDILAIVQ